Below is a genomic region from Desulfobacter sp..
TGCCCATGAGTGAAGTGGCCGGGCGGATGGCCACCCAGGAGGCAGCCAAATACCTTGAAATGCCCCAGGGCGGCATGGGGGTTCTGCTTGGCGGAGTAACCGGAGTGGAACCTGCTACGGTGGTCGTCATCGGTGGAGGGGTGGTCGGGATTAACGCAGCCAAAATGGCCTGCGGCCTCGGTGCCAAGGTCTATATCCTGGACACCAATCTGGAAAGACTGTCCTATCTGGATGATGTCATGCCGGCCAATTGTTTTCCGGTCATGTCCAACGCAGCGGTTATGGCAGAACTTGTGGCAAAAGCAGATGCGGTAATCGGTGCGGTTCTGGTGGCAGGTGCAAAAGCCCCCAAGCTTCTCACCCGCCAGATGCTCAAGACCATGAAAAAAGGATCGGTCGTGGTGGATGTGGCCATTGACCAGGGGGGATGCTTTGAAACATCAAAAGCCACCACCCATGCAGAACCGACCTTTGAGGTTGACGGTGTGGTCCACTATTGTGTTGCCAACATGCCCGGCGCCGTTGCCAGGACCTCCACCCGCGCCCTGACCAACGCCACCCTTCCCTATGCCGTTGAAATTGCCAACAAGGGATGGAAAAAAGCCATGCAGGACAACAAAGAAATCAGGCTGGGAGCCAATGTGATCAGCGGTAAAGTGGTTTACAAGGCCGTTGCAGATGCCTTTGGCCTTGATTATACGCCGGTTGAAACCTTTTTATAACCTTTTTGCCTTACACGAATCATTCATGGGAAGCCTTATCTTCCCATGAATGATTTTAGCCTTTCCCAGCCTGATTCTTGGTCTTATCCAAGTTCTGATTTAAACTGCCGGGTCATGAGCCGTTCATACAGGCCTGGAAACAGCCTTGATACAAAATAGCCCAACTTCCCAAAAAAGGTAAAGACCAGCATGGGACGATTGGCCTGTGCCCCTCTGCGAATCTGGGATGCGACAAATTCAGGGGTCTGCTGGGTCCCCACACGGGTCTGTTTGTGGGTAGCGATATTGCCGTCCCCGCCAAGGGCGAGGGTCTGGAGATTTGTTTGAATAAATCCCGGGCAGACGATCATCACATGGACCCCCTTATGCCGAAGTTCGCAACGCAATGAGGTAAAAAAACCGTGCATGGCATGCTTGGAAGCGGCATAACCACAGCGGCCGAGCAAGGGGGAGACCCCGGCAACAGACTCGTTCACCACAATGGTGCCGCAGGATTCAATCAGACTTGGCAGGGCAGCTTTTGTCATATACACGGATCCGAAAAAATTGACCTCCATGACCTTTTCAATGACAGCGATCTTGGTTTTTTCAAACAGGCTTCTCTGGGTAATTCCGGCATTGTTAAAGAGAAGGTCAATGGATCCGAACCTGGCCAATGCCTTGTCAACAACATCCTGGCAAAGGGCTTGATCGGTGACGTTGCATTGAACAGTGAGAATGGAAAATCCTTTTTCATTAAAAAGAACCGCCTGCTTTTCAAGCATGGCCCCGTCCATGTCCACCATGACAATTTGGGCCCCTGCCCTGGCAAACTCCCAGGCCGTGGCCAGACCAATGCCTGAAGCCCCGCCGGTGATAACAGCGGTTTTACCCTTAAATGTTCGTCTATCCATGGGTAACCTCAGGATTATTTTTCATGATTTTGGTAAAGAAAAATGCCGTGGAAAGTCCTGCAAAAATATGCCAGATCCCCCACCAGGCCACAACAATGGCCATGCCCCCAAGACCGTTGAAAAAATTAAAGACCAGGATCAGGCCCAAAGCAGAATTCTGGATACCCACCTCCACGCAGACCGCCCTGCAGTCAGGTTCGGGAAGGCCAAATATCTTGGCCGACCAATACCCGATATTCAGGGCCAGGGCATTGTGAAGCAGAACAGCAAAAACCACCAGGCCCACATAGGCGACAAAATTCTGCCAATTGGCAGCAAGCGCGCCGCAGACAATGACAATAAAGAAAATCAGGGAAAAAATCTTAAAGGGTTTTCTCACCTTATCGGCCAGGGATGGCACATATTTTCCAAGGCTCATCCCGATGATCAAAGGGATCCCCAAAATCAAAAAAACCGTGACAAACACATCCATGGGGTCCAGGCAAACCTGTTGTAAAATCGGGGCGGTATCCGGGTTAAGTCTGCCCCAAAAAGAGATATTAAAAGGGGTCATCACAATGGCCGCCACCGTTGATACGGCTGTCATGCTGATGGAAACAGCCGAGTTGCCCTTGGAAAGATAGGTAATGATATTGGACAGATTTCCGCCGGGACAGGCAGCCACAAGCATCATGCCCAGGGCAATGGACGGGTAGGGTTTAATGATCATGACCAATAAAAAGGTAAATGCCGGCAACAGGAGGAACTGGGCCACAAGCCCTATGGCAGGGGCTTTAGGGCTTGCAATGATCCGTTTAAAATCTTCAAAACTCAATTCAAGGGCTACACCGAGCATCATCAGGCCGATGGCACCGTTGATAATAGCAATTCCAGTCGGGTTGAAATTCAGTTGAACCTGGTCAAGTGTTACAGGATCCATGTCATCCCCCTTAATGCCAATGGATGAGGGGTTTTTCCCCCCATCCAAGGCTGCTTTGAAGTGTTAACTCATTAGGCTTTATACGCGCCGACATTGGCCAGGGCCATGGAGGCCGGGCTCACGGTTGTGGGATCTGTCATTACATTGATGCAGCAGACCTTGCCAGAGGCAAAGGCATCTTCCAATGCCGGTCTGATATCCTTGGGATCTTCAACCAGATACCCTTTTCCGCCAATGGCTTCAACCATTTTATGGTAATCCACCTTGCCGATAAAGGTGCCGCCTTCAATGGCATGGCCGATGCGAATCTCCTGGGAATGACGGATCATGCCCCAGCCAAGATCGTTGGAAATAACCACGACGATGGGCTGATTCTTGCGAATGGCGGTTTCAAATTCCATGAAGTTAAATCCCACGGATCCGTCACCGGTCATCAGACAGACCCGTTTATCCGGATTTAAAAGCTTTGCTGCATTGGCATAGGGAAGGCCCACGGCAAGAGAGCCGAAAATACCGTAATCCAGATAAGTCCCCCCGGTTTTAAGGGTGCGGGTCATGCCCAGCCAGGTGGTGGTATCCCCGCCGTCGGCCACAACAATATCATCCTCTCTGTTCATAAACTGGTTGATCTCCTGGGCCAGGCGCATGGGATGGACAGGAATATTGTCAGATTCCCAGTCATTTTTGGACAGGGACTTGCCCTCTTCATGGGCTTTGTTCAATTTTTCAATCCAAGGGGAAAATTGTTCTTTAAACCCTTGATCATTTTCAGCGAGCAAGGCATTGCAATTGCTCAAAAAGCCTTTCACATCGGAAACCACAGGCAGATCCACTGTCCTGTTTCTTCCGATTTCGTCGGGCTGGATATCCACCTGGGCAATCTTGGCTTCCGGATTAAATATATCCCCGAACAAATAATACAGACAAATCCGGCTGCCTAGAATAATGACCAAATCGGTTTCAAGGTAGGCGGCAAACCCGCCGCCGGGACGGATGGCCAGGGCCCCTTCAAAACAAAGAGGATGCTCATCTGACAAAATTCCCCGGCCTGAAAGATTTGTGAACAAAGGAATTCCGCTGGTCTCAATAAAGGTTTTAAGCTCTTCTTCGGCATGGGCCTGCCATGCGCCTGTGCCTGCAATGACCACAGGATTTTTCGCCCCTTTGATCATCTCCATTAAGGCCCCGGCCTTGCCCGGATCCGAAGGATTAGAGGTGACCACTGTACGGGTCTGACGCACGGCAGCCTTGTCCACAGGAGTGTTCAGCACATCAATGGGGAACTCAAGATATACCGGGCCCGGCCGACCGCTTTCGGCAATCCTGAAGGCCATGTCCACATATTCATTCACCCGTTCTGCCTTCATGCAGACCAGAGCCTTTTTAACCATGGGTTGAATCACAGACGACTGGGGCATGTCCTGAAGATCAAGCCTTTCCTTATTGTCCAGGCCCACGCACCCGGCAATGAGTACCAGAGGGGTATTGGAAAAATGTGCAGACGCCACGCCTGTCAGGGCATTGGTGAACCCAGGGCCTGCCGTGACCATGGCCACGCCCGCTTTTCGGGTCAGTTTGCCGTAGGCCTCTGCCATGAACAGAGCAGACTGTTCGTGGCGGGTATCAAATATTTTAACCTCAGTGTCTTCAAGATGCTGGTAAATCGGAGTGATATGTCCCCCGCTCAAAGAAAAAATATAATCGATCTTTCTGTCGGCTAATGCCTTGGCAGCCAATTCTGCGCCGGTAATGGTTTCCATAATAGCTCCTTATAATATAAAATTTAATTTGGCTAACACATCATTTCTTAGTCTAAAGTTCCATGAGCTGTCCGCCGCAGATGTTCAATGCCTGTCCTGTGACATAGGAAGAGGCATCTGAAGCCAGAAACACAGCCATGTCTGCCACCTCGGCCGGACTGCCAATCCGTCCTAAAGGAATGGAGGCTGACATTTTTTCTTCCTGTTCTTCCACACTGGTGTTGAGAAACTGGGCTTCAAGACCGAACCGCCATTTTTCAAGATCCGTCATGATTTGGCCAGGACAGATGGCATTAACCCGAATCTTAAGTCCTGACAACTCCTTGGCCATGACCTTGGTGAGCATGATCACCCCGGCCTTTGATACGGCATAGGCCCCGTTGAACAAAGGCGGCACCTTGCCTGCCCGTGATGCGGTATTGACAATGGCCCCTCCTTTTTCCTGCATCAAAGGAACAATGGCTTTGGATACACGGAATACACCGTGAAGATTGACATCTACCGTTTTTATCCAGGCCTGCTCGTCATAGGTGTGCACCCCATTGGGCACCCCAAACGTCGCGCCTGCATTGTTGCACAGGATATCCACACACCCAAATTCGTCAGATACGGTCTTGGCCATGGATTCGACAAGGGCTGTGTCTGTCACATCCAGGTTCACGGCCAGAGTCCTGACCTTGTACTGGGATGCCAGCTCCCGGGCAATGGTGTCCATTTCGTCAGAAGTGGAGGTCCCCACATCAGCATCAAATGTTTTGGCCGTGCCGAAATCCGCGATAATGACATGGGCCCCGAGTGAGGCGAACTTTTCAGCCATTGCATATCCAATGCCTGTTTTTTTCCCGGATCCTGTGACCAAAGCAACTTTATTTTCCAATGATTTCATTTGTCCTCCTAAAATTTGATATAAGATCCAGCCAAAATCTTGCAATCATACGAGCTTTATTTTCCATTGCACTCACAAGCAACTGCCATGGACCGGCCAGTTTCTGCCCTTTAGGGCATGCCGGTTATTCCCAGACTATGGACTGGATAAGTTTTTCCACGCTGTACTCATAAATTGTTTTGTGCTGCTCCTTGCCAAGGGTGGTATGTTCAAGTTTCCTAAACTGGACCAGGCCATGGATGGTTCCCAGGAACATGACAGAAAACTTGGCAGGGTCCCTTTCCATAAAAAAAACGGTTTGGTTACCGGTTTCAAGAATACTCTGGATCAAGGTCAAAATTTTTCCGCCTGCAAGGTCTACCTTTTGTTTTAAATCAGGTTTAAAAAAAACTTTGGTGGACGAAAGAAAATAATTGATAATATTATAATATTCAGAATGGGTCTGGTAAAAATCATAATAAACTTGAGCAATGTGGCGCAGTTTTTCATCAGGATCAAGATTGGCTTGGGCAGCCTGACTGACAATGGAAAATAAAATGGAAAGCCCCTCCTGCTGAAGAGCGATAAAGATTTCTTCTTTATTTTTATAATGAAAATAGATGGTGCCCACCCCCAGTTCAGCTTCCTTTGAAATTTTGCTGATGGACACCTTTTCAATACCCTGGGAAAAAAGCAGCTTTCTGGCTGCATCCAGAATTTGGGTCCGCCGCATCTGTTTTTCAAGTTTTCGCCGCTCTTTCACCCCATTGACCTATCTCCTGAACATTAATTCTAAAATATGTTTCGATTATCGAATCGCATTCTAATGTTTTAACTGTCAAGAAAAATCATACCCATCCCTTAATTATTTTTACCCCCCCCGGGATGGTTTAAAAAATCTCTTCGTTGGGCAATGTCCTGGCGGACCTCAAAATGGCATAAAAAAAGGCTGTCTTAAAAAAAGACAGCCTTTTTTCCGTTCAAATGACAAGGTTATGATCAGGTATCCATGATCAGACCTGCTTCCCTGCCAATGCCATGGTATTCAAACCCTGTCTCTTCCATTTCTTCTGGATCATATTGATTTCTGCCGTCAAAAATAACAGGAGACTTCATCAGTATCTTCATTTTTTTAAAATCCGGCTGACGGAATGTTTTCCATTCAGTGACCAGAATACAGGCATCTGACTCTTCCAGGGCCTGATAGGGATCTGAAACAAACACCACCTGGTCTTTGAACTCCTTTGAAATTTCTTTTCGGGCCTGGTCCATGGCCACCGGATCATAGGCCCTGATCATGGCACCTGATTTTGCCAGGGTTTTTATGAGAACCAAGGATGAGGCCTCACGCATATCATCGGTTCCAGGCTTAAAGGCAAGCCCCCATACGCCAAAGACCCTGTTGGAAAGATCTTTGCCAAACCGTTGGATGATCTTGGTGCCCAGCACCTGTTTTTTGAAGATTGTTTCTGCGCTCAACCAATTCAAGGAGAACAGCATTGAATCCGATATCCTTGCTGGTTTTTACCAAAGCCTTGACATCCTGGGAAAAACAAGACCCCCCATAACCGCATCCCGGATAGATAAAGGAAAACCCGATCCTGGAGTCTGAACCAATGCCTTTTCTGACATTTTCAACATCCACCCCAAGTTTTTCACAAAGATTGGCAATCTCATTCATAAAAGAAATCTTGGTTGCCAGCATTGAATTGGCTGCATATTTGGTCATTTCCGCATCCCTGACATTCATCAAAATAATCTTGTCACGATTTCTGGAAAAGGGTGCATACAAGCGTTTCATGATCTTGGCAGCCGGGTCAGAATCAGCGCCCACAATAATCCGGTCCGGTTTTAAAAAATCATTGACCGCAGCCCCTTCTTTTAAAAACTCCGGGTTTGAGACCACATCAAAGGGGATATCTTCCCCCCTGGCCTCAAGCGCCTCACAAATAACCGCATTGACCTTATCGGCAGTGCCCACGGGTACAGTGGATTTGTCCACCACCACGGCGTATTCAGAGATGACCCGGCCGATTTGTCTTGCAACCTCAAGCACATATTTTAGATCTGCGGATCCATCCTCACCCGGCGGGGTACCAACGGCAATAAAAAACAGATTGCAGTCCTTGGCAGCCTCTTTCAGGCTGGTGGTAAACTTCAAAGTGCCCTCTTTATAGTTATCCAGAACAATGGGCTCAAGCCCGGGCTCGTAAATGGGCAGTATCCCTTTTTTCAAATTTTCAATTTTTTCTTTGTCAATGTCCACACAGGTGACATGGCTTCCCATTTCAGAAAAGCATGCCCCGGTAACAAGCCCGACATAGCCGGTACCGATAATGGTCAGTTTCATTCTTGTATTTACCGCCTCTTGATTAATCTATTTATTTTTGTATTTATTGGGTCAAATTCTTCTATGGATATGTTCAGCCCTTGTCAACACTCTCTGCTAAGACCGCCATAATAGTCCAGGGCAACATTTTTTGTCAATCCGCCCCTTTTTACAACCACTGGGAAAAGCGTAAAACAAAGGGCTTAAATTTTATGAACGTTCATTATAATTAAAATGTTGGTTTGAATTCAAGGCAGGGATAAATTTTAACCTGATAAATATATGCAATATTTTGAGGAATCAAATCTGTCTGCAATTTATAAACCGAGCCAAAATACAATGATTTAACGGGTCCTATTTTTTGGGTGAAGCAATATGAATTCATTGTCAAATCATAATTTGAGTCGATCAAGACCGATATTTGAATCGAACAAAAAATTTATTCTTTTATTTATCCTTGTTATTTTTATCTGCAATTGACAAGTTTGGCAGATGGTTTTATTTTTTAATGATTATGACTATACATCAGACCAAATATCTCAAAGACTATAGGCCGTTTGAATTTATCGTCGACCATGTCGACCTTAAATTTGACATTGAAGAGGATCACACCCGGGTGACCTCAATCTTGAAACTCAGAAAAAAACCTGGGATGGCAAACAAAGAGCTCACCCTGGTATTGAACAAAGCTGACTATGAAATCACCTCGGTGGTTGCCAACGGGATGGTGCTTCTGCCCGGAGAGTACGAGGTAGATGACCAGTATTTTAAACTTGCTCGGACCCCTGAAGTCTTTGAACTTGAAATTAGTTCTATTCTGAATCCTGCAGCCAACACCTCCCTTGAAGGCCTCTACCAGTCAGGCAAGATCATCTGCACCCAGTGTGAAGCCCAGGGATTTAGAAAAATCACCCCATACCCGGACCGGCCGGATGTCATGGCCAGATTTTCCACCACCATTGTGGCGGATAAAACCCGTTTCCCTGTTTTGTTGTCAAACGGCAACCCGATCGCTTCAGGGGATCTTGAAAATAACCGGCACTTTGTCACCTGGAAAGATCCCCATAAAAAGCCCTCTTATCTTTTTGCTATTGTGGCAGGCGATCTTGCCCTGCTCCAGGACGAATTCACCACCCGATCCGGGCGGTCCATTGACCTTAGAATCTATTCGGAAAAAGAAAACATCGACCAGTGCGGACACGCCATGACCAGCCTCAAACAGGCCATGAAATGGGATGAAGACCGGTTTAAACTCGAATATGACCTGGATCTTTACCAAATTGTGGCCATCAATGATTTTAATGCCGGAGCCATGGAAAACAAAGGGCTGAATATCTTTAATGCCAAGTATGTGCTGGCAGATCCCTTAACCGCCACAGACGATGATTTCATGGGGATTCAGGGGGTCATTGCCCATGAGTATTTCCACAATTGGACCGGCAACCGGGTCACCTTAAAAAACTGGTTTCAGCTCAGTCTTAAAGAAGGGCTTACCGTGTTCAGGGACCAGGAATTTTCTTCAGATATGAATTCAAGGCCGGTCAAACGAATCCAGGATGTAAAAAATCTCCGGGCAGCCCAGTTCCCTGAAGATTCAGGCCCCATGACCCACCCGGTAAGGCCGGACGCCTATATCAAGATGGACAATTTTTACACCATGACCGTCTATGAAAAAGGGGCTGAAGTGGTGAGAATGATCTATCAGCTCCTGGGAAAAGAGGGGTTTGCCCGGGGAATGGATTTATATTTTGAAAAATTTGACGGAAAGGCTGTGACCATTGAAGATTTTTTAGATGTCATGGCCGAGGTGTCCCAAAGGGATCTGACCCAGTTTAAACTCTGGTATACCCAGTCAGGTACCCCCCGGGTAACCATGGAAAGAGATTATGATCCAACAAAAAAGACCTTAAGCCTGACCTTTACCCAGTCCACCTTGCCTGACCGGAACCAGACAGAAAAATCTCCCCTTCATATCCCCATTCTCATGGACCTCATCAATTCAAAAGGCGAAACAATCCAAAAAACAATGATGAAGGAATTAAAATCTTCCAAAGAGACCTTTGTCTTTGAAAACATGGACGAGATCAGTTTTCCATCGGTGTTCAGGCAGTTTTCAGCCCCCATCCGCTTGTCAACCGACTTTACAGACCAGGATTTAGCCTTTCTCATGGCCCGGGACACAGATGAATTCAATCAATGGGATGCTGCCCAGACCCTGTTTATCAAAGAGATCAAATCCCTGGTGGCTGCCATTGAGAACAAAAAAGACCTGGCCTTAAGCCCCATCCTTGTTCAGGCCTTTTCAAACGCTCTTGGCAATACAGATCAAGATAAAGCTTTTCTGGCCAAGGCCCTGGCCCTTCCACGAGAAACGGAAATCAAAGATCATTTTGAAATCATTGATGTTACAGCCATTCACCAGGCAAGGACATTTTTAAAACAGGAGTTGGCCCGCCAGGTTCATTCGCTTTTGATGGACACCTTTAAAAATTGTTCAAAAAGCGAGCCCCGGGATATCTCCCATACAGCCATGGCCGACCGGAGTCTGAAAAACATCTGCCTTTCCTATCTTGGGAGTCTGAACGATCAAACCAGCCAGACCCTGGTGCAAACCCAGTTTGACACGGCTCAAAACATGACCGATGAATTTATGGCATTCACCGTTCTCACCCGTATGGATGAAGAAACCAGGGACCGTGCCTGCATGACCTTTTACGAAAAATGGAAACATCATCCTCTGGTCCTGGACAAATGGTTTGGCGCACAGGCAATCTCTCCATTAAAAGACACCCTGGAACAGGTTCAGTCATTAACCCGGCACAAGGCCTTTTCCATGACCAACCCCAACAAGGTCCGGGCCCTTATTTATGCCTTTGCCATGCAAAACCCCATTCATTTTCACAGGCGAGACGGACGAGGGTATCAATTGATCTGCGACCATATTCTTGAATTGGACAAGATCAACCATCAGGTGGCAGCCCGCCTGGCATCCTGTTTTAATCTATGGAAAAAATATGATCAACCCCGGCAGGAAATGATGAAAAAAACCCTGGAAACCATTGGCTCGTCCCAGAACCTGTCAAAAAACCTTTACGAAATCATATCCAGAACTTTGGAATAAGCGGCATACCCTAAAGACCAGAAACCGGTCGGAGCTGGGGACACCGAAAAATCAAACGCGTATGATGGCCGTATCGTGTTGGGGTTTCATATCAAAAAGGATCACACATTAAACACACCGGGGGATGAAAATCCCCCGGTTTTCTAACCATAATCAGTGATGTCCGGTTAGGTTTTTGGGTTCTGTTGCAAAAAATTATTAATGTCTGATACAAGTCCGTTTTGGCACTAATTTATTTGCAGAGAGATAGTATGAAAAATGAAAACCCTTTCAAGTGGCGTCATTATGAAAAAGAAATCATCCTGTTGAATGTTCGCTGGTATCTGAGATATCAACTGAGTTACAGGAATCTGGAAGAGATGATGCAAGAACGGAGCTTGTCTGTGGATCACAGTACCATTTACCGATGGGTTCAGCGCTATGCTCCTGAAATGGAAAAGCGAAGCAGGAAGTATCTGCGGCAATCAAATGATTCTTACCGTATTGATGAAACATATATCAAGGTGCGGGGGAAAATGAAGTATCTTTACCGAGCGGTCGATTCCCGTGGAAATACCATCGATTTTCTTCTTCGCAGCAGACGTAATATGGAATCTGCCAAACGATTTTTTAAAAAGATGCTGCGAGCTTCCAATAGCTCCAGACCTCGGGTTCTGAGTGTTGACGGAAATCCTGCATATCCTCCGGCAGTA
It encodes:
- a CDS encoding SDR family oxidoreductase, whose protein sequence is MDRRTFKGKTAVITGGASGIGLATAWEFARAGAQIVMVDMDGAMLEKQAVLFNEKGFSILTVQCNVTDQALCQDVVDKALARFGSIDLLFNNAGITQRSLFEKTKIAVIEKVMEVNFFGSVYMTKAALPSLIESCGTIVVNESVAGVSPLLGRCGYAASKHAMHGFFTSLRCELRHKGVHVMIVCPGFIQTNLQTLALGGDGNIATHKQTRVGTQQTPEFVASQIRRGAQANRPMLVFTFFGKLGYFVSRLFPGLYERLMTRQFKSELG
- a CDS encoding IS6 family transposase, with the translated sequence MKNENPFKWRHYEKEIILLNVRWYLRYQLSYRNLEEMMQERSLSVDHSTIYRWVQRYAPEMEKRSRKYLRQSNDSYRIDETYIKVRGKMKYLYRAVDSRGNTIDFLLRSRRNMESAKRFFKKMLRASNSSRPRVLSVDGNPAYPPAVKALKEKKLLNKDCILRQNKYLNNIIEQDQRFIKKLVRAGMGFKTFHSAWRTLKGYEIMNMIRKGQVKNIRKGEILKQKEFVENLFSYAA
- a CDS encoding thiamine pyrophosphate-binding protein — its product is METITGAELAAKALADRKIDYIFSLSGGHITPIYQHLEDTEVKIFDTRHEQSALFMAEAYGKLTRKAGVAMVTAGPGFTNALTGVASAHFSNTPLVLIAGCVGLDNKERLDLQDMPQSSVIQPMVKKALVCMKAERVNEYVDMAFRIAESGRPGPVYLEFPIDVLNTPVDKAAVRQTRTVVTSNPSDPGKAGALMEMIKGAKNPVVIAGTGAWQAHAEEELKTFIETSGIPLFTNLSGRGILSDEHPLCFEGALAIRPGGGFAAYLETDLVIILGSRICLYYLFGDIFNPEAKIAQVDIQPDEIGRNRTVDLPVVSDVKGFLSNCNALLAENDQGFKEQFSPWIEKLNKAHEEGKSLSKNDWESDNIPVHPMRLAQEINQFMNREDDIVVADGGDTTTWLGMTRTLKTGGTYLDYGIFGSLAVGLPYANAAKLLNPDKRVCLMTGDGSVGFNFMEFETAIRKNQPIVVVISNDLGWGMIRHSQEIRIGHAIEGGTFIGKVDYHKMVEAIGGKGYLVEDPKDIRPALEDAFASGKVCCINVMTDPTTVSPASMALANVGAYKA
- a CDS encoding TetR/AcrR family transcriptional regulator; this translates as MKERRKLEKQMRRTQILDAARKLLFSQGIEKVSISKISKEAELGVGTIYFHYKNKEEIFIALQQEGLSILFSIVSQAAQANLDPDEKLRHIAQVYYDFYQTHSEYYNIINYFLSSTKVFFKPDLKQKVDLAGGKILTLIQSILETGNQTVFFMERDPAKFSVMFLGTIHGLVQFRKLEHTTLGKEQHKTIYEYSVEKLIQSIVWE
- a CDS encoding bile acid:sodium symporter family protein — protein: MDPVTLDQVQLNFNPTGIAIINGAIGLMMLGVALELSFEDFKRIIASPKAPAIGLVAQFLLLPAFTFLLVMIIKPYPSIALGMMLVAACPGGNLSNIITYLSKGNSAVSISMTAVSTVAAIVMTPFNISFWGRLNPDTAPILQQVCLDPMDVFVTVFLILGIPLIIGMSLGKYVPSLADKVRKPFKIFSLIFFIVIVCGALAANWQNFVAYVGLVVFAVLLHNALALNIGYWSAKIFGLPEPDCRAVCVEVGIQNSALGLILVFNFFNGLGGMAIVVAWWGIWHIFAGLSTAFFFTKIMKNNPEVTHG
- a CDS encoding SDR family oxidoreductase; this encodes MKSLENKVALVTGSGKKTGIGYAMAEKFASLGAHVIIADFGTAKTFDADVGTSTSDEMDTIARELASQYKVRTLAVNLDVTDTALVESMAKTVSDEFGCVDILCNNAGATFGVPNGVHTYDEQAWIKTVDVNLHGVFRVSKAIVPLMQEKGGAIVNTASRAGKVPPLFNGAYAVSKAGVIMLTKVMAKELSGLKIRVNAICPGQIMTDLEKWRFGLEAQFLNTSVEEQEEKMSASIPLGRIGSPAEVADMAVFLASDASSYVTGQALNICGGQLMEL
- the pepN gene encoding aminopeptidase N, whose product is MTIHQTKYLKDYRPFEFIVDHVDLKFDIEEDHTRVTSILKLRKKPGMANKELTLVLNKADYEITSVVANGMVLLPGEYEVDDQYFKLARTPEVFELEISSILNPAANTSLEGLYQSGKIICTQCEAQGFRKITPYPDRPDVMARFSTTIVADKTRFPVLLSNGNPIASGDLENNRHFVTWKDPHKKPSYLFAIVAGDLALLQDEFTTRSGRSIDLRIYSEKENIDQCGHAMTSLKQAMKWDEDRFKLEYDLDLYQIVAINDFNAGAMENKGLNIFNAKYVLADPLTATDDDFMGIQGVIAHEYFHNWTGNRVTLKNWFQLSLKEGLTVFRDQEFSSDMNSRPVKRIQDVKNLRAAQFPEDSGPMTHPVRPDAYIKMDNFYTMTVYEKGAEVVRMIYQLLGKEGFARGMDLYFEKFDGKAVTIEDFLDVMAEVSQRDLTQFKLWYTQSGTPRVTMERDYDPTKKTLSLTFTQSTLPDRNQTEKSPLHIPILMDLINSKGETIQKTMMKELKSSKETFVFENMDEISFPSVFRQFSAPIRLSTDFTDQDLAFLMARDTDEFNQWDAAQTLFIKEIKSLVAAIENKKDLALSPILVQAFSNALGNTDQDKAFLAKALALPRETEIKDHFEIIDVTAIHQARTFLKQELARQVHSLLMDTFKNCSKSEPRDISHTAMADRSLKNICLSYLGSLNDQTSQTLVQTQFDTAQNMTDEFMAFTVLTRMDEETRDRACMTFYEKWKHHPLVLDKWFGAQAISPLKDTLEQVQSLTRHKAFSMTNPNKVRALIYAFAMQNPIHFHRRDGRGYQLICDHILELDKINHQVAARLASCFNLWKKYDQPRQEMMKKTLETIGSSQNLSKNLYEIISRTLE
- the ald gene encoding alanine dehydrogenase, which produces MRVGILKEIKVLEKRVCMTPAGVVAMKQNGHDVLVEKEAGMGAGFPDSEYLAAGALIADTPAEVYSTCDMVMHVKEPQPSEYDMIKKDQIVFTYLHLAADEQQTHGLIKAKSVNIAYETIEKENGSLPLLVPMSEVAGRMATQEAAKYLEMPQGGMGVLLGGVTGVEPATVVVIGGGVVGINAAKMACGLGAKVYILDTNLERLSYLDDVMPANCFPVMSNAAVMAELVAKADAVIGAVLVAGAKAPKLLTRQMLKTMKKGSVVVDVAIDQGGCFETSKATTHAEPTFEVDGVVHYCVANMPGAVARTSTRALTNATLPYAVEIANKGWKKAMQDNKEIRLGANVISGKVVYKAVADAFGLDYTPVETFL